A window of Miscanthus floridulus cultivar M001 chromosome 12, ASM1932011v1, whole genome shotgun sequence genomic DNA:
AGATGGAATTGAAATGAGGCTCTGGAGACTGGCAGGGTGTGTCTTTGGGTGCTAAATCATGAGCACTAAAAATCTGACAATGATTTTGGACAATTTGCCAGTCTTAGTGCAACTAAATTGAAGCACATGGGAAGAACCAAAGTGACTGACCTTGATCTTGGAGCATAGTTCCTCCATATGCTTTTCTGATTGCTGAAAGAAATAGAATAAGTGAGATGAAAAATGAAAGAAGACACTCCAAAACTTTAGTAACTTACTTCTTTATCCTCTGACGGAGAGTTTTTCGGGACCATCTTTTCTTTGAATTTTCGAAAGTTAGCTGTCACCAAAATCATAAAATTGGCATTGGGCCTAATGCACTGCAAGTTGCAAACAGATATATCCAAAAGCATATATTGACTTTGGGGGAAAAAAAAGAATGAAACAGCCGGGGAACTCAAACTTACTGTCGAGCTTATCGTATGCTTCATCGGACATTTTGTACTTGTCGACAAGGGAAGTGTCTTCCAACCAGCCACCCGAGGTGAGTGAGGAAGGATCGAGATCAACAACATGGATCCGGTAGCCGTTGTAGGGGGCGTAGGCCGCGAGGGGCGCGGCGTCGTCATCGAGGTCGGCGATCTTGGCGCCGGTGTCGTCGCGGAGCTGGAGACGCATGGAGGCGACGGCGGTTCCGGTCTTGCGCCAGAGCTTGTCCTTGAGCGCCTCGACGGTGGTCTGCGATCCGATGCATTAGCAGAGCAGAGATGATGGAGATCCGGATCCCGGCAAGATGAGAGCCACACCCACCTGTTGCGAGACGCGGATGTCCGCAGCAAAGGTGGAGAGATTGGAGTGGGTGACGAGCAGGAGGACGCTGTCGTCAGACGGCAGCTGCAGCTTAGACGACGCCATGGTTGTCCGGCGGCGGTGCTGCGGCGGTGAGGCACTCGTCCGTGCGAGTCGCTAGCGCTAGCAGCGTCTGCCCGCCGCCGGTGCTGGGTTGCTGGGGTTGTGGGCTGCTGTCGGTGCTGGCCCATGGGCTGCATTACCACATGCGGAggtggcccagaccggcccataACGATTTCGTCTTCCAACCCACCACCAGTCCATGTCCACCATGGCGACGGGGACGACAGGGggtgaaagattttttttttcactctcaagtctcaactGCTGACGGTTGAGAGAGAAGGACGAGCGCGCTATCCATCCAGCATCCACTCGTCTTCGTCTTCCAAGCTTTCCGGCTCCCTCCCAGGCATCTAGaaatggcggcggcggccgctcCCGTGCCCCCGGTCTTGTGCAAGCGGGGGCAGCAGCAGCTAGTGCTTGTCCACACCACCAAGCCCCCCCTGCCCCTGCGCCTCATGCGCCGCGCCGTCTCCGTCCGGGTCGCGCCGCCccgtcagcagcagcagcagcaacaccgCGCCCGCCCACGGCCCCCTCCCAGGAATAAGCCCCCCGAACCCGCGCGCCGTCCGCCCAGGGTCCCTCTGGACCAAGATGATTATGAAtacgacgacggcggtggctaTGACGACCGGGAGGAGGGGAGGTTCGCTGGGGGCACCCGGGCCGCCGCCATGCCCAAGCCACCGGCCGGCTTCGTGCTGGATGACCAGGGCAGGTGCATCGCCGCAGCATCCAAGCGCATCGTCACCATCGTACGCCTACCCATCccattcctcctcttcttctttttcttttctttcgttCTGCACCTTGGTATGGTACTATGGTTGGATTCAGCtaatatttctttctttctttcatcACAAATGAAATTAAGTACCAGATAACTCAAGCCAAACCAACATTGCGCTCTGCAGATCGACGACACCAGCAACCGCCTCTTGGAGTGCATTATCCGAAGAGTATTCAGGAGCTCGCAGGACTACGACTGCTTGCTTCTCTGCCCCGTTGACATGTAAAGCTCCACGGCCACACTTTCGTACCATTGTCCATTGCCACTCATACTCATGGCAGACTCCAAGTGACACTCTTCCAGGCCTGTGCAGGTTCTCAAGAGCACAAATTTCAGTGGCTGGGTAGCTGTATGTCTTCACCCTCTCTGCCTTATATACATTCCTTCAACAGATTATTCATTTCTTTTTCCATGGTTCCTAATGTAATGGAATAATGCTTTCTTCCTTTCCTATACGTTTGGTGCACAATTTTAACCTGTTTACTTAGGTCGATGACGACCAACTCAAGCAAATCATTCCGTCTGTTGCCTATGCCCTTGCCAGAGTACATATGCACTTTGTCGAAAGCGGGTAAGGATCGTGCACACGCCTCAGGATATATCTGTTCATTCCTTTGCTTCTATCGTGATATCTCTGTACAAGCGTCTTTCCTCTCCATTTCAGATTCTGTTATACAGCAAGGGGTGGCTTCTGCTTTCCAGAAGAGGCCATTCAAGAGTTTCATGGTAACCAAAATCACAGGCatcctttatatatatatatatatatatatatatatatatatacacacacacacacacacacacacacatatcttGTCATCtagtcaaaatattaagaaaagacaaaaaaaaatctgTATTTGCGGATGAATATTTTTTTTAGGCCAACGTACCTAGTCAACATGAAATGTTTTCTAGACAATATCTCAACAATTTCAGAAACTATTTGCTTACTAGTACAATCTACTATTTGCGATATCCTCTTTGGTATCTCATATAAAGATTGCAGATTCTGGTGATGGTGGTGACGGTGTACCTTTTGAAGGTGTAGAGATTTGTTGCTTCAATTTGGTGAGCAAACTGCCTGGATGTAATATTTAAATATGAAATTCTGATTTTGGTCAACTTAGATGTACAGTTGATGTGATTTAGTTAGCttcatactccctccatccctaaaTGTTAGTTGCCACGATTTGCGTGTCGataactttgactcgatttatagaaaatacgtgcaacatttctatctccaaataaatttattaaaaaactagattcaaatatctatccaatgatactaattatgtatcataaatattaatattttttaatatatatttagtcaaagttgtttcttggGAAACAAAAACGACAAACATTTAGGGACGGATGGAGTACTTCATAGGATAATTGGCCTATGCAGCATGCTGCTACTGGTACAGTGACAAATAAGTGCTTCctctatcccaaattataagacgttttggcatttctagattcatagcatttgttatgtatctagacatagcatATACCTAGGTGCATaataaaagctatgaatctagaaaaagccaaaacgtcttatatttGGAATTGAGGGAGTAACTAACAAGTAGTCAATCTTGGGTCTTCATTGGCATGCTTGTGATTGCTGACACTTTGTATCTGCAGGATGGTGCACACTATATGATTTATACACCAGTTGATCCCCTTCTGTTCGTCGCAGTCAAGGTTAGTTGGTGGTGGTTCAACTTATGGTGCAATTGGTTGTTGTTCAACTTGTGGTGCAATTTAGTTTGTACATGATGTCTGAGAATGTTGTCACATGTTTGTGCAGGATAAGGATGGTGTGCTACGCATTGCTGAGGATGTAAGCAGTGTTATGATTAGCATTTTCCTTTATCAACCCAGTCTGTATTTAGAGCAGAGGAAATAGCAACCACTTACACGCACACCGTTAATGTTTTTCAGGATCTGATGGAAGACCCTGCAGTTCTGGATGCGGTGGATGAAGAGACAGAATTTACAGCTCTAGTGGTATGCGGCCTGGTCTTTACCTTATGCATGTAGTTCATAATACTGTTTTGGTTAAGACGAGGTAGATAAGATCTCTTGAACTTGTGTGtggtgtgcaggaggaggaggaggcccttCTTGAAACAGTACTTGGTGAAAGGTGATGGATGCCAGGGAGCAGGGAGGGGGTTCCTACTTGTATAGGACGAGGATGATGAGATTCTGATTGTAGTCCACTCAGCCAAGAAGTAGAATAGAATGAATGAAGCTGGCGATAGATACTAGTACCCTTTGATTTTGAACAAGGGGTCCATTTGCAATTGTAAGCAGCTGCAACCTGCAAAGTGCGTATTACTTGGAATGGATTAGATGTGCAGCAAAGTGCATAATATTTGAGCTACCTAGCCTAGGGTGGACAATGCAGTTGATCAGTTGATTGTCTGCTGCTGCTGTTAATCTTTGTCTGTGTAAACTAGTGTAGTATAGATAGCTCAATGGGACGATCAAAGCTATTTAAGCTGTGCTGATGTGTTGaattaataaataaagaaaaaaaaaacccaatCTGATATCTGAATACCTGATGGATGGAGGAACTGAAGCAAAATACCCCCACTGCAACCGATTGGTGTCTGGATTTCTAAGGGGAGGGCCGGAGGGGTGTTTAAGGTCAGGCTTCTACTGTACCATCAGCCTAAGTCTATGGCATATAGGATTAgacccccacatgtcatcgactagCCTGATGGTATTGATGAAAACTGCATCTTAAGTGGTGGCATGTGTAAATTCCCCTATACATATAGACGACTTGTCAGGCACAGATACATCCATCTCAAGTTCTTGTGAATCCGCCCAAGGATCATTTCCATGGAGGAACAAATGTCAGAAACCATAATAGGGCTATGCTTCAAATCACTTCTTATCCCATCCTCTATGGATAAATAAGAAGCAACCCAAGGGGCATGTGCCACAAGGGCAGTGCTACAACGCCAAATTACATAATACAAAGTACCCTATAACTGAAGCTTGACCAACTTCTTCTCTTGTAACATGGTGACTActcagcgcccccccccccccccccccccccccccccggcaaaAAAAAAGGTGACTActagtttaaaaaaaaaacatggtgACTACTTATGGGGCTAGTTTTATCTGTTTTAGCATTCAATGTTACCCTAGTTTGCTTATCTCAAACAAATGGGGGAAATAATCACACCCAGCGCTGCACATGATTTTCCATCTTTTCTGAATCAAGCATATACATCTTATATAGAACAACTCGGAAAAAAGACAAGCGTTATATAGTACACGTGAATACACACAAGGACGCAGTACCTAAAACTGCCGTAGTGAAGCAATCGGgtgaagggcgggcctagtgcaagcggtagagtcttaccgcctgtgaccggaaggttccgggttcgagtcgcggtctcctcgcattgcacaggcgagggtaaggctagccactaacacccttccccagaccccgcacagagcgggagctctctgcactgggtacgcccttagtGAAGCAATCGGGTCTGCTGCAATGACTCATGCTACACTATATGCTCATGAGGAGCGTGCGCTGCGTGTTCGTGAAGCCCAAACACCAAACACAAGGAACCAGGACACAAACAAGATTGCCCAATATTGCATAGACCCATACTGGATTCTCGGGAAAACCTGCAATGAGAAAGGATCATTTAGCATTCAGGCAATGGTAAAAGACCATCGCTTTCGAAACACTTACTTAGTCAAAGGTAAAAAATCTGGCTAAAAGGAAATGAAATATATCATGAAAGATCACCGTCTACTTACAAATCTCAGGGATATTACTACAGCCAATGCGCATAAACCTCCAAGAAGCATATGAAGACAGATTACAGCAGCTTTCTGCACAGAAACCCAAAAACAAAATCATACTTCACATCAAATGCTTCATCCATAGGGGAACCTTTCTTTTACATCGACCTAGCTCATTAGTTTTGTTTTCCTCAAGAGAGCAAGAAATCGTTGCTAATTAGCTGAAAATTATAAATATACAAAAAACCAGATTTATAAAAGGCAAGAAATAACTATGCATGTGAGCACCCTCAATATGGTCCAAGAACGACCAGAGGCTACAAAGGGATAGCTGCATCTAAACTTTCTAATTCAGGCTCACAGTTACTTCTATGGATCTGATGACTGTTATTATCTAACAAACTTCAAATTGCATAACTTAAAATAACACTAATAGTTACTAAACTGCAGTTCCTCAAGGGTAAAAAAGAAAACCACATGATCAGTAACTTATACAAGTATGTTTCAGCAGATAACAGTGTCCTTCAGTCAATAATACTTAACACGTGCAGCACCTTCACCAGATGGAAAACCTGCTCTACGCATCTATAAAATTCTCTCCTTTTTTTTTCATATGGCGGATCTAATTCTTTCTCCTTTTTTTCAGGGTTGTGCAGTTATCTTAATGTTTGTCCGCTTTATGATTTGTACAGTTTTGTAAAGGAGAACTGCCGAGCAATTCTCTTTTAACAGTTATAATAAGAAGGGGTATGCAGTTGAGTTCAGAAGTTGCAATTTTCACACGAGGATGTGTAAATAAGAAGAGAACCTTTTTTCAGCGAAACATACCTTGCCAACATGTGGAGCAACCAACCATGCAAGAATAATGACAACTAGGCAGGTAGCAACAAAAACTCCAGTGCTCTCCAAACTCCATCTTGTATGTACCCGTGTCGCCGCCACAACACTATGCTCCAGAACAGAATTATTGGTTGGACTAAGTGACGGCTGAGGTTGATCAATATGGCCTTGGGCAACAGCCACGTGAGAGTTGTGAGGATTGAACCAAGATGAGATCTCGCTAAGCCGCTGCCTTCGTATCGCCGCGACGGCGTCTGGATCAACACCAGTATCTGCCCCATGCTGCAAGTATGAGATTTCCCCTGTGGATGTCCTTTCCCTGAGAGCTTCATAATCCTTGAGGGACGCGAGAACCTTGTTGAAATCCTGAGGCCTTACATTTGCAGCAACAGTTCCACATATCTCGCACGTGGTGGATCCATGGCTGATGAACCACTTCAACGCACAGGCATAATGCGCAAGGGCAAGGTCGTTCTTGCAAGAACACCCTAGATCCACAAGATGGTCATGCTGGTGCAGGGGGCCTGATTCGACGTCAGTGGCGCACACGAATATCTCCCCCTCGGGGCTTACGAACTCAACAAATCTGGGAGCACTGATGGCATCATCCTTTGGCCCAGTGATGGCAACCTTGCTGGTGGACGTCGTGGTGGTGGAGTCAGTGTCAGTCCTGGGAGGGGAAGGCGGCGCGATGCCCAAGAATCCGAGGGCGGACTCGCCTCTCAGATCGGGTTCGACGCAATGACAGACCCGGCAAAGTGGAAGGCCAGAATCGTTGTCGGTGCTGCAGCTTGAGACACGGGGGATGCCCGGTCCCTGGTGGTGGTCGTCAGAAACAGAAGCGGGTGAGTTGATAGCATCATCAGTTTGGTCGAGCTGCGGATGCTGCTCCTTGAGGCCCATCTTGAACTGGATCAGAAGATCATTACTACTGTATGTTGGGAGGTGGGAGATCACTGGTGTTCCGGTGTGGTCAGCTCTGCTCTAAACAAGTGTGCGTGCATTGCCTGCCTGGCTCCTGTCATGAGCAACGGAATGAGACGAGACTGATAGCGATAGCAATCCAATGGACTCCAGGAGAGGAGACCGAGGTTGGTAAAAGTGCAGCAGATACGCAGGGATGAGGCTGGTAATCGAGCAAAGGAAAGTAGTGCAGTACCAACCTGGTTAGTTTGATGTGCGGAGGAAATGGTCTGGGTCTGTGCTGCGGCGACCGACTGGAAGCACCGCGCTGCAGCATCAGCATGGTAGAAGACGAAATGGAATGAAGTTAAGCCAGCAGGAGGTGGAAGGAAGGACACGGATGATGAATCGATTTGGGGGATAGCAGCAAACCTtgtgggggcggcggcggcgctggcggaaGAAGAGGATATGAAATTGGTGACGGAAATCTCGAGTGTCCACCAGGAGGGAAGCATACGGGGATTTGGATTTGGAGCTGGAACTGCTCTGCTGGATTCGATCGATCTGAGGACTGAGGCCTGAGCGGAGTGGGGCAGCCGGAAGGGGAAACCAGCTGAATCAGGCGCGCTGAAAAAGCAAGGAAGCGCCCGGAGCTCTCGCCCGGTCTTCTCTCTGTCTGGTATTCACTCGAGGCCCACTGTCCAGCGGCTGATGCCAGCTGCTTCTGCTCCGTCGTCCTCCGATCGCCAGCCAAGCAGAAGCAGGCAGAGGCAGCCTTTTTTTTTCTattattttctctcttttttccttcTCTCCTCCTCCCAAATAATACTTCCataccaaattataagacgtttgattTTTTTACATCAAATTTAACTTTTTTTTACACCAAGTAACCCTTTTCCCCTTACGTACTCCGTTCGGCCGTTGTGAAATAATAATAgcgctgtattttttttaaaaaaaatgaatacTACTATATTTTAAAGTAATAGAGTTTGGCAAATAAATAGAGGTTACTGGGATCGATCGTATGTACGAACCATCGTTCTATAAGGTTTATTTTTTCTGAAACTTAAATTTCTTTAGGATTAtggactttttctttttccaaagtgAGTAATTTATTGGATTATCATTTTAATAGACCATTTAGTTCTCCACGAAAGcttttgtgggggtatggccctcggtatccacaagacaagatatAGGCCGCACCATAAGAGGTGGCACAGCCTacgagatcaaggcgtgcacggtgcACGGCACTGtttgacgtgcaccgcaagatattgtatagtaccaaatatgatactttctttGTAATCCtatccctccagagtatataaagaGAGACAGGGGTCCCTTAGTGGACATCGATCTTCAtagatctcatattcaatacaatacaccaaagacacaggacgtaaggtattacgtcgatcagacgatccaaacctgtctaaatcgttgtctctgcgccttgtgtcaccatcctgttcctgatcacgcgcacctccaccgatcaatctagcttcgtggaatacccctcggaggactgccgagcatcttttgtcgacagttggcgcgccaggtaggagtgtgcgcttgatcccgggcgaaccagatgggatctcaagatcaaTACTGTTCGCGGCAACTCCGACAGCTGCGATGGCGTCCCtagctgatgaggacatcactacttcgtcgcatacaagccaaggagaggaggaggtccagcatgggtgtccaattcatcttttctatggtggaggcccagtccaactgaagttggagcccatctcgggttccaggaccagtctaccttaaactggtcacccaggacgcgcCCAGACTCCGTTTTTGACAATTCACGTATGGAtggaaaactaatttgataaggaaaccaatccaaatggtctcacatcaaaagctattcggaatcaacgggaatcgtggt
This region includes:
- the LOC136498139 gene encoding uncharacterized protein gives rise to the protein MAAAAAPVPPVLCKRGQQQLVLVHTTKPPLPLRLMRRAVSVRVAPPRQQQQQQHRARPRPPPRNKPPEPARRPPRVPLDQDDYEYDDGGGYDDREEGRFAGGTRAAAMPKPPAGFVLDDQGRCIAAASKRIVTIIDDTSNRLLECIIRRVFRSSQDYDCLLLCPVDMPVQVLKSTNFSGWVAVDDDQLKQIIPSVAYALARVHMHFVESGFCYTARGGFCFPEEAIQEFHDSGDGGDGVPFEGVEICCFNLDGAHYMIYTPVDPLLFVAVKDKDGVLRIAEDDLMEDPAVLDAVDEETEFTALVEEEEALLETVLGER
- the LOC136497233 gene encoding uncharacterized protein: MGLKEQHPQLDQTDDAINSPASVSDDHHQGPGIPRVSSCSTDNDSGLPLCRVCHCVEPDLRGESALGFLGIAPPSPPRTDTDSTTTTSTSKVAITGPKDDAISAPRFVEFVSPEGEIFVCATDVESGPLHQHDHLVDLGCSCKNDLALAHYACALKWFISHGSTTCEICGTVAANVRPQDFNKVLASLKDYEALRERTSTGEISYLQHGADTGVDPDAVAAIRRQRLSEISSWFNPHNSHVAVAQGHIDQPQPSLSPTNNSVLEHSVVAATRVHTRWSLESTGVFVATCLVVIILAWLVAPHVGKKAAVICLHMLLGGLCALAVVISLRFVFPRIQYGSMQYWAILFVSWFLVFGVWASRTRSARSS